In Papaver somniferum cultivar HN1 chromosome 9, ASM357369v1, whole genome shotgun sequence, the genomic stretch TTCTCTAGAGCTATCTAGATCAATATCCCTGGTACTAGAGAATTTATTGAATATTATGGATCATCAATCAATGACTGGATCAAAAACaccctttgacgaaaaatggatGGTCAGAATGGCAAATGCAATGTGGGAAACATGAAAAGCAAGATGTTGTTGTGTGTTTCATAATACCAAGCATATAATTCAGTTGAAATTATCCGGAAAACTCACAATCTAGATACAAGAAACATATTAGGATGCAGTTACATTCCAACTATAATAACTTACATGGGAATCTCGTGTCATGGATTCCTTTAAATAAGATTATTTTGTAAATTGTGATGCATTTCGTAAATCTCCTTCTAATTGTTATGGCATATGTGTAATTCTCAGAAATTGTACAGGTGGATTTGAACATGCCAAATGTGGATATGCAGATAGATATATAAGTGTGGAGAATCAGATAGCGGGACTATGTGGTGTGCTATGTTGTGGGACAAAAAGCTAACCAATATGAGTATATGCTTTTGGATGGATTCAAAGAAGGTGATGTCTAATGTTAATGAAAATGTCAATGTCAGATATCATAGAAATTGCTAAAACTTTTCCATAATGGTCTTTTAGATTTattagaaaaaaaatataaataagccGGCAAATAAAATAGCCAGACATGCTAGAAATTTTAAGGTTTCAAAGTTATAAAATTATGTACACAAACTTCATTTATAAGGAGGTTGAGGAAGATAAACAAAATGTCTTCCGCTTAATTCATCAATGATGATGCGTCTCTTTCgcattaaataaaaaagaaagttaAAACCATCAAATTGTGAAGGGTTGTATTATCTCTTCTAAAGGATGCGACGTTCCATGAAGAgactgtttgttttgttttaagagTCGCCAGTGTTGTATATAAACCCCATCCATGATTTATTCTAGAAACAAGAAAAACACACAACACAATCTGATTTCACTGGCACCCATTGTGGTCATCGTgttgagagagaaagagagaaagcaaaagaaaaacactAAGTTTGGAGTAACTTCTACTCACAGAAGAAAGATCGTTGCATCCTGAGAGATATGTCGCATATAAGATCATCAACACCGCAGTGGGGGGAATTTCGATATATCTGATTACTTAGAGTCTGTTAGGATACCGCTCAACAAGTTATTTTTCGATTTCTAGAAGCAAAAAAgtcagaagttagtttgggtGCACAATTTCAAAATGATTCTATAAGTAAAAAATTTAACTTTTTGTGAAACAAATTGTTTTTTCTTCTAAGATTGACTTCGGCTTCTCGTATCCAAGCACCATCTTAGTAATTTTGTTGGTTATTTTTACCGTCTATGAGTACAACAATGTCTAATTTCTATCAATGCTGGTTTCAGTTTAACAGAATTTAAAATTACCCAAATGatgagataattttttttcttttgatacaatCAGCATGGCTAAAAAtcgaaaaccaaaacaaaaagaacaacgaacaaaaaaagaaaatgccCAAGGCCAAATAACGAGATAGTTACTAGGATATAAAAAGTACATCCTCTATTTAACGAAACAATTGACAAGATTTTGTAACAATCGCATTAAGATCCTAATGCATGGATATGCCATTTCCCCTATTAATTATAGGGGTAATTTTCTGTCGCCATTACATTACGGAACATTTTCCTATTAACTAGTATACCCTtcgccaaaaagtgttgcagttTAAAAAAACagtgttgtctatttgttaacactagttctcccTCCTAGCAATTGCTCGTATGGGAACTAGTAGCGAGATAGTTGTGCTGAGTGGTTCAGCGCAATCAAAATCAGTTTTTCGCGGAGTGATTCAGCATATTTAGATTTATTTTCTGATTTGACGGCTGAAATTGGTTATGCAACCTAAATCTACTTTCGCTGAATGATTAAGCGCAGCTTCCTAAATTTACTTTTCGCTGAATGATTAAGTGCATCTAATATGCTAAATTAAACCtacataggacttaggaggttgtcctCGCTGACGTGGACTTCCAATCTggatgctagattagaagaccatggGGCGAAGCCCAGTTGGTTAAATACGAAGCTTTTACGCAACAGTCCAGATTCTTCACCGTCCCCTCTTGCAGATTCTTACCACAAGATTTTTGTAGCAAATGCTTCTCCCTAGTTTAATCAGTGGAGCTGGACCCTACACCACCCTTCTGAGCAGAATTATCTTTTGGCAATGATGATAGTATAAACTTGTATGTACGAAAATGAACGAGAGTAGGAGGTAAGAGAGGTTTCGACTGAGAAATGGCTTCTCAGCATCTCTCTTCTTTTTCGGCTTCAACCATTCCCTCTCACCTGATCTCTCTTTCTGGAACTTCCACTTCTAAGACCTGTAAgtgttctctctctctctctctcaactgCTTCAAATGAAATTCAATGATATATGTTCATTTGATATCTGTCTGGCAGAAGAGAAGATTTCTTTGCCTTCCTGGGTTTCAATTGAAAAACCCGAGCTTTATAATTTCAAACTATGGTTGTGATTTTGTTGTCGTAGTCGAATTAAATCATCAAATGTCAAAATAATGTTATAATTTCTGTTACCTTAATGGTAAGTTGATAGCTGATAACAGAAATGGACGGAGACTAGAAAATGATAATTGTTTTTGCAGATAATAATGCCAAGTCAATTGGGTTTCATACACGAGCTAGTCTGGAAGAGAGGAGCTGCAATCATGGAGATGAAGAACCTTCAGTAGAACAACTTAAGGTGAAAAGTTAGAATATCCCACTCCCTTTACTAACTCCCACTACTTGCCCCGTCTTAGTAAATGGACAAGTATGTACTGAATGAGATAGAGGGTCTTTTAGTTTTGCCTCAAAGATAAGTATGCACCACATACTGAGGCTGAAGAAGGCAATCCTTTGATAATTATAATACATGTACAGATGAATCTCAAAAGGTTTATCTTTTATAATATAGAATCCTGTTTCCTTGGTTCTTAAATTTGATATTCCCTCTGAAACCTAATCTGACAAAGTGTCTAGTTATAATACTTTTGATGAACACTTCCCTTTTTCCCTCAAGTATTAACTACCTTTTCTACTGCAGAAAGAGCAACAAGCATCAGCTTCTCGGCGTAATTTTATTGCGTCAGCATGTTGTAATCTAGCTTTGATAAGCACTGCTGGCAGTTTCGTAATTGTACCCAAGGCTAGCGCTGTGGAAGGACTAGACAGACCTGGATGTCGCAATTGTGGCGGTAGTGGTGCCATTATCTGTAAGTATATGGTTTTCAGTTTTCAGTACCGTCATTTTCCGTCTGTTTGATTTGCATTTCGTAATATACAACTACACCTTTCCTTTTTCCACACTATAGAAATCATTGAAAACCTAGCAAACCTTTCATTTGCATTCTGAAATTTTGTGCGACTTCGCAAGAAATTGCACTCTTATCTTCTATGGCGCCTTCAGTTGATCATTCCCATTAGATGCTCAATTACACCTGATACGTCAGAGTAACCCTTACATAATGTGTAGAACCCAATCATAATTTTGATGTTGGATTTTCGTCGAGCTTCTTAAGCCACATTAACAATTAGCTTGGAGAAGGCTTGTAATCCTCTACTGTTCTGTGTTTTTAGGTGACATGTGTGGTGGTACAGGAAAATGGAAAGCTCTCAATAGAAAAAGGGCTAAAGATATTTATGAATTTACTGAATGTCCAAATTGTTATGGTATGTCCTCTTTCCACAATAAAAATGAATATTCAGACAAAACTTGGAGTAGACTCTTCATTTCTTCACCTTCGCTCTGGAATCTGTTTGCGAATCATTCAAGTGGCGTCCTAAGATTTATCTGTTGTCCATGTCTTCTGCAGGTAGGGGTAAACTTGTGTGTCCAGTTTGTCTAGGAACAGGTGTACCTGATAACAGGGGATTACTGCGCAAGCCCAATGCCAAGGAATTGCTCGATAAAATGCACAATGGACGGTTATTGCCAGGTTCCTAGTAGTTGGATCCATAAAGTTGAACCTGAGTTATTTACCAGTATAACCTTGTAAACATACTTGAGAACTGGATGGTAAAGAAAGTAAATTTTGGCACATTACACATCATCCATGTACTACTAACAGTTTCCACTTTTGTCATAATTGGTAATTATATACTCTGTTCTGCTGGAAAACATCTCGACTGAGTTCATCATCATGGATAGGGAAACATTGGGATTTAT encodes the following:
- the LOC113310553 gene encoding protein PHOTOSYSTEM I ASSEMBLY 2, chloroplastic-like, translated to MASQHLSSFSASTIPSHLISLSGTSTSKTYNNAKSIGFHTRASLEERSCNHGDEEPSVEQLKKEQQASASRRNFIASACCNLALISTAGSFVIVPKASAVEGLDRPGCRNCGGSGAIICDMCGGTGKWKALNRKRAKDIYEFTECPNCYGRGKLVCPVCLGTGVPDNRGLLRKPNAKELLDKMHNGRLLPGS